The window CACAGTCGATCGCCGACGCCGCGTCGCCGAACGATCCCCCCAAAGAGGCGAGGCGCTGCTCGCTGTTGTCCACGATCCGGACGAGGTTCGGACCGCGGGTCAGCAGTTCCGAAACGATTTCGGCGCCGATCGAGCCGCAGCCCCCGGTAACGAGTACGTTCTTCCCCGCGATCGGACTCGACATGGAGCCCTCCTCCGTCCGGGCGGCCTTTGTAATTCGAACGCTACACGAACCCCAGCCTCGTTAGCTCTCATTACGGCGATTCTCGCGTCGCAGTGCCCCGCAGCTCGGTCGCGACCGCGTCGCTTCCGGCGAAACTCGAGGGGAACCCCCTCGAACGCGATCGGGGCGGTTCGCCCTCAAGCGTCGCTCGCCACGGGGCCGCAGATCGACGCTGTTTACCCCGCTTAACGAGTGTCTCGCGGTGACCGTCACGTGAAGCGAACGAATTAACAATGTGTGTCAGCGGTCCAGGTCCAGCAACTCGACCGATGACAGCGAACGTCCTCGTGCTGACGACCTACGACGAGTCGCCGTTCATGAACGAGCAGATAGACGCGCTCGAGGAGCGCGGCGTCTCCGTTCGGACCCTCCCGGTCTCGGGCCACGTCTCCCCGGGCGAGTCCCGAAGCGCGACGGACTACCTCCGATACTTCCCCGAAGTTCGCCGCGAGGTTCGACGCGGCGACTACAACCTCGTTCACGCCCACTACGGGCTGACCGCGCCGATGGCACTGGCCCAGCGGGAACTCCCGGTCGTGCTCACGCTCTGGGGAACCGACCTCGAGGGGCCCGGCCGCCCGATCAGCAAGCTCTGTGCACCCCACTGCGAGGAGGTGATCGTCATGACCGAGGACATGCGCCGGGCGCTTGGCGCCGACTGCACGGTGCTCCCGTTCGGTATCGACCTCGAGCTCTTCAGCCCGGAATCGACGAGTGCGGCACGGGAACGGGTCGGCTGGGCGCCGGACGAGCACCACGTTCTCTTCCCGTACTCGCCCGAGCGGACCGTCAAGAACCACCCGCGGGCGAAGCGGATCGCCGCAGCCGTCGACGACCGACTGGAGCGGCCGGTCAACTTTCAGGTCGTCCACGGCGTCGACTACGAGTCGGTGCCGACCTACATGAACGCGGCCGACGCGCTCCTGCTGACCTCCCACCACGAGGGGTCGCCGATGTCGGTCAAGGAGGCGATGGCCTGCAACCTGCCGGTCGTCTCGACCGACGTCGGCGACGTCCGGGAACGGCTCGCGGGAGTCGAACCCTCTGCGGTCGGAACGAGCGACGCGGAACTCGTTCGAGCACTCGAGGCCGTCCTCGAGCGCGGCGAGCGATCGAACGGTCGCGAGGCGGTAGAGCGGATAAGTCAGGAACGAGTGATCGATCGCTTGCTCTCGATCTACGAACTGGCCGCGGACGGCGACCTCGGGCTCGAACGGGCCCCGCGGCCGACGGCCTGAGTTCTGACAGGGAGAGACAACTGAACCGTCGACGCCGACCTCGTGGAAGCCAGTATCGACCTCCCCGACGGCCTCGTCCGTGTGAAAGGACTCTGCTGGATCGCCGGCCGCGAGGACCAGGCTATCACGATGAGCTACGCCGGGACCGAGACGAGCCTCGAGGTCACGGGCCGCTGGATCGCCAGGTTCTCCGAAGAACGCAAGGAGGCCTACCGGCAGGGTCAGCCCGACCTCGCCTGAGACGAGGAGTGGGGCGACCGCGAAACGCGGCTGGCGGTGATCGGTCGCGACCTCGAGTTCCGCCGGGAACGAGTACGACGACTGACCGCCTCGACCGCTTCGGGGGAGCTATTATCGCCCTCCGGCCTGCATATTCGATCACCATGACGACCGACCGCAGCGACCGACGCGGCACCGACCACCACGGGCACGATATCATCGACCCCCTCTACGTGGGGATCGTCACCGTCTCGAGTTCGCGCGCACAGTCCGACGAAGAGGATCCCGACGACCCCGGCGGGGATACGATCCAGGAGTGTTTCGAGGCCGAGGGCCACGAGATCCGGGACCGGCTGCTCGTCCGGGACGACTACTCCTCGATCCGGACGGCAGTGCGAGGGCTCGTCGCCCGGCGGGACATCGACGTGGTCGTAACGACCGGGGGAACCGGCGTGACGGTCGACGACGTCTCGCCGGAGGCGACCGCGTCGCTGTTCGAACGCGAGTTACCCGGCTTCGGCGAACGCTTCCGCGCGCTCTCGTGGGAGGAGATCGGCACTCGAGCGATCGCCTCGCGCGCGACGGCAGGGATTGCCGTCGATACGCCGGTGTTCTGCATTCCGGGGAGCACCGGCGCGTGCCAGACCGCCTGCGAGGAACTGATCGTGCCCGAGGCACCGCATCTCGCGGGGCTGGCGACGAGCCATCGGAAAGAGACGACCGATCAACCGCTTTCCGCCTACGGCGACGAGGAATAGCCCCGATTCGACCGACTCGAGCCGGCTGTTTACTTCCGCCCCGGTCACAGTACTTTAAATAGGATCGGGCGCGAACAGGGGTATGCCTCCCACCGAAACGAAAGAGGAGGCGTGACACAATGAGCGACGTACGAGAGCACGCGGACGACATCCACGAGCAGTTTTCAGACCACATAGACGTTAGCGTCGACGAGATCGAGGACCGGCTGACCACCCTCGTCGACGAGTACAAGGTACCGATCGACGAAGCCCGCCGCAGCGTCACCAACCACTACCTCGAGGAGGCAGACTTGGAGCGCGAGGAGCTTGCAGGCGGCTCCAGCGAGGACGTCCGGATCGAGGACGTCGACGAACCCGAGCAGTGGATCGACCTCACCGCGAAGGTCATCGAACTCTGGGATCCCCGGAGCGACGCCGTCGCGCAGGTCGGCCTGCTGGGCGACCCGACGGGCACGATCAAGTTCACGAAGTGGGCCAAGTCGGACCTGCCCGCGCTCGAGGAGGGCGGCGTCTACGAGCTTCGCAACGTCGTCACCGACGAGTACCAGGGCCGGTACTCGGTCAAGCTCAACTCGACGACGGTGATCGAGGAACTCGACGAGGACATCGAAGTCGGCAACGACACGAGCGTCGTCGAGGGCGCGCTCGTCGACATGCAAAGCGGGAGCGGGCTCATCAAGCGCTGTCCGAAGGAGGACTGTACCCGTGTCCTGCAGAACGGCCGCTGTAACGAACACGGCGAGGTCGAAGGCGAGTTCGACCTCCGGATCAAGGCCGTCGTCGACGACGGGATCGACGCCCACGAGGTCATCTTCGACAAGGAGGCTACCGAGGAGCTCACCGGGTTGAGCCTCGAGGAGGCGAAGGAGATGGCGATGGACGCGCTGGACACGACGATCGTCGCGGACGAGATCGCCGAGGACATCGTCGGCACCTACTACCGCATCGAGGGGCCGACCTTCGGCCGCTACGTGCTGGCCGACGACGTCGAGGAACTGGACGGGACGATCGATGCTGAGGACCTGCTGATCAAAGCGAGGTCGATGTGATATGAGCCAGTCAGAACTCACCCGCGAAGTCGCGCGACGCGTCTTCGCCTCGGAATTCAACGACTCGACGTACTCGTTCAAGGAAAGCGACGACGAGCGCGCGCCCAACTACGCACTCCTGCCCACGGGCGACCGCGCGAACCGCGTGTTCATCGTCGGGACGCTGACCGAGACCGAGGACGTCGGCGAGGACAGCGAGTACTGGCGCGGCCGGGTCGTCGACCCGACCGGGACGTTCTTCGTCTACGCCGGCCAGTATCAGCCCGAAGCGGCCGCGACGCTGCGTGACACGGAGCCGCCGGCCTACGTGTCGGTCGTCGGGAAACCGCGGACCTACGAGACCGAAGACGGCACCGTCAACGTCTCGGTCCGCCCCGAGTCCATCGCGGTCGTCGACGAAGGCACCCGCGACCGCTGGGTCGCCGAGACCGCCGAACGCACCCTGGAGCGCATCGAGGAGTTCCAGGAGTGGGAGGCCGAACAGGAGGCCCCCGAGAGCGGCTCGACCGCGCCGACCAACGAGTACGCCCAGATGGCCCGCGAACGGTACGACTCACCCGTGGAGAACTACCGGCGCGACGTCATCCAGGCCCTCGAGCAACTCGAGGTCGACGACGCGGAGACCGCCTGAACGAGGCACAATCGGCGATCAGTTCGCACCCGTTTTTTCGACGCATCACCCGCGGTAACCGACGAGTAAGTGCTCGAGGATCGGAGGAACCAACGGCCCGAACGGCGGTCGGTGCGCTGTGATCGCGATGTGCTCCGTGAACGCGTTCGGTCCGAGGCGATCGGACGGACGGCCGTGGGGTCGTCTGACGAACCGTTAAGTGACACGAACCGACAGTAAGAGACGAATGGGCAACAAGAACAAGACGATCTCGTTTCGCGTCAACGAGGACGCGTTCGAGTCGCTCCAGGATATCGCCGAGGAGCGGGACATCTCGTTGTCCGCCGTCTTCCGGGACTACGTCGACCAGCTCGTCGAACACGACGGGCAGGTCGCGGTCGTCCCGGAATCGGAACTCGAGTCGGGTCCCGGGTCCGAGACGGGCGACGAGGACGGGGAACTCTCCTTCCCGCCGACCGTCGAAGTTCCCAAGAGCTTCATCCGCGAGCACGAACGGCTCGAACTCGAGGCCGACCACCTCCGGGAGCAACTCGACGAGTACAAATCGTACGTCAACGAGCTACAGGACCGACTCGAGGACGAACAGGACGAGGTGCTCTTGCTCGACGACCTGGACGAGGACGACGAGTCGTATCAGCTTCGGTAGCTCGAGGGCGGGTTCGCTCGAGCCGACCGGGCCGACCGAGACCGGATCTGAACGCGACTACCGCGCGAGATCCTGCTTCGTCCGCCGGATCTCGTCCCGTTTCTCTCCCTCGCCGTCGACCCGCGCGAGCCCCTCCGCGGCCTCGAGGGTGCGCACGGCGTCGTCCAGAAACGAGAGAACGTCCCCGGGGTAGGCATAGATCATGTAGTCGTCGGTCATCACGTCGACGATCGCGTCGGGCCCCAGTCCCTGGGCGCGCAGTTCCAGCAGGTACCGGATGAACTTCCGCTCCGGGCAGCCACAGTAGGGGTTGTTGTCACAGCCACAGTCGAGGAAATCGCTCGAGAAGTCCAGGACCCGTTCGCGGGTCGCGTCGTCGAGTTTCTCCAGTCCCTCGCCCTGGAAGAGCACGTCGAGCGTCGCACCCTTGAACGCGCCCTTGGGGATGTTCGTCTCGAGCTGGGAGCTGAGCTGTCGGTGGTTCTTGACGTAGATCTTGTCGGTGATGGCCACGCGTTGTCGGTCCTACCGGCTCTCGGGCGAAAAACGTCTCGGTCGAGCATCGGGGACACGGGGCCGATCCGACCGCCGACGAACTCGGGCGGGCAGACCGGCAACAGGTGGGCTAATCGTACGGTACGGAGTCCCACACACCCGTGCTCGAGTCGTAACGTATTTCAGTCGCACCCCTCGTAAATTGAGTTGCAAGCGCGTCCGGGTTGGGGTAGTGGTTATCCTTCAGCCTTGTGGAGGCTGAGACGCGGGTTCGATTCTCGCACCCGGACTTTTTCACGACGACTGCAGGGAGGAGTGGAAAAGCCGGAAGGCGAGTTCGAACCCTGCCAGTCGCAGCCGTCGAACGGAGTGAGAGCGATCGTCTGGCTTCGGTTCGATTCTCGCACCCGGACTTTCTGTGGCGAACGACCGCGTGAGCCACGGAAATCGTCAGAGGATCGAATCAGGGAGAACGCAGTCTTCCGAGCGAAGCGAGGAAGGAAGCGATCGACCGTGGTTCGATTCTCGCACCCGGACTTTCTGACGACGAACGGACATGAGGAGTCGATAGTCCGCTCGAGGCCGGACCTTTTCGCGACGAACGAATCCGTGAGCTACCGGAATCATCGGCGTCTCGTGCTCGAGCGTTTTCGCGATGGGGTCGCGATACTTCGAGTCCTCTGTCGGCTTCTCCGAGCTTGGAGCCACGTGTTACCGGCCGCCGAACGGAAGAAGGGAGAGTCGATCACGGAGGAGCCGACTCCTCTCGATTCCGACGAGTCGGAAACCGCGGAGTTCCCGCCACGGTAATGGTGATCGTCTTCAAAATGAAGGTAAACCCGGTTGCGTCGCCGAAACGGAGTGTCATGCATGCACAACCACGACGTCATCGTCGTCGGCGGCGGCGGGGCCGGACTCCGGGCTGCGATCGCCGCCGACGAAGCAGGTGCCGACGTCGCGATCGTCTCGAAACTTCATCCGGTTCGGTCCCACACTGGGGCCGCGGAGGGCGGCGTCAACGCCGCGCTCCATCCCGACGACGCGGTCGAGGATCACGCCTACGAGACGATGAAAGGGGCCGACTACCTCGCCGACGCTCCGGCCGTCGAGACCTTCGCGGAGACGATCCCCGAGGAAGTCACCCGCCTCGAGCACTGGGGGATGGGCTTCTCCCGGACCGAAGACGGACGGATCGCCCAGCGGCCGTTCGGCGGGATGGCGTTCCCGCGGACGGCCTACGCGGGCGCGGAGACGGGCCACCACCTGCTGCATACGATGTACGAGCAGGCGGTCAAACGCGGGATCGAGGTCTACGACGAGTGGTACGTGACTCGGCTGGTCGTCTCGGGGGAGGCGAACCCGGCCGACCGCACCTGTCACGGCGTAGTTGCGTTCGATCTGCAGACGGGGGAACTCGCCGGCTTCCGGGCGACCGGTGGCGTCGTCCTTGCGACGGGCGGCGCCGGGCAGGTCTTCGAACACACGACCAACGCGGTCGCCAACACCGGCGACGGGATGGCGATGGCCTACCGCGCGGGCGTGCCGCTCGAGGACATGGAGTTCATCCAGTTTCACCCGACGACGCTGCCCTCGACGGGGGTGTTGATCACGGAGGGCGTCCGCGGCGAGGGCGGCCGGCTGTTCAACGCCGACGGCGAACGGTTCATGTTCGAACGCGGGTACGCGAACAACGCCGGCGAACTGGCCTCGCGGGACGTCGTCTCCCGCGCCGAACTCACGGAGGTCGACGAAGGACGCGGGATCGAGGACGACCACGTGTTCCTGGACATGCGCCACCTCGGCGCCGAGCGCATCCGCGACCGCCTCGAGAACATCGTCCACCTCGCGGAGGACTTCGAGGGGGTCGACGCCCTCGCCGAGCCGATGCCGGTCAAGCCGGGTGCCCACTACACGATGGGTGGCATCGAGGTCGACGAGAACGGACGGACCTGTATCGACGGGCTCTACGCGGCCGGGGAGTGCGGCTGCGTCTCGATGCACGGCGCCAACCGGCTGGGCGGTAACTCGCTGGCCGAGTTGCTCGTCTTCGGGAAACGTGCCGGCCGCCACGCCGCCGGCGACAATCTCGAGCCGGCCGACATCGAGACGGGGAAGCCGGAGGTCTACGAGGAGGGCGAGGTCGACGTGCCGGTGGATCTGGGAGCGGCGGACGGGGAAACCGCGGTCGCCGACGGCGGCCCGGGAGCGGGAGCGGGAACAGGGCTCGAACCTGCCGAGACGATCGACCGCGCGGTCGAACGCGACCGCGAGCGCATCGAACGGCTCCTCGAGCGCGAGGACGGCACCGATCCCGCAACGATCCGGGCGGCCGTCCAGGACGCGATGGGGAAGTACGTCAACGTCTTTCGCGAGGAAGCGGGGATCGAGCAGGCGCTGCGGGAGCTTCGAACCGCCCGCGACCGGTACCGGGACGTCGCCGTCGACGACCCGTCGCGAACGTTCAACACGGATCTGGTTCATGCCCTGGAACTGCGGAACCTCATCGACGTCGCGAAGGCGATCGCCGTCGGCGCGCTTGCCCGAACCGAGTTCCGCGGCGCCCACTGGCGGGCCGCCCACCGCGAGCGCAAGGACGAGGAGTGGCTCAAACACACCATGCTCTCGTGGAACGACGGCTCGCCGGAGCTGTGGTACCGACCGGTCATCCTCGAGGGGGAGATGCGGACCTACGAGCCGACCGCGCGCAGTTACTGACCGCTGCGACGGTACTCCTCGAGGCACGCGGAGCGGAAGGACCGAAGCGGCCCGGCCGACCGTATTTCCCCCTCGAGTACGACCAGTGAGCATGGCACGCATCGAGTACGCCGATCCCGAGGACCTTCCGCCCGAGAAACGCTCGCTGCTGGACACCCTCTCGGAGACCGACGAAGAGCCCGCGGTCGACCACCGACTCGAGGGTGGCACGCTGAACGTCTACCGAACGCTGGGCCGAAACGTCGAGCTACTCGAGGCCTTCCGGGAGTACGGCTCGGCGGTCTGGCACGAAGGCGGACTCTCTGCCCGCCAGCGGGAGTTCGTCATTCTGGCGACGGCTTACCACGCCGGGTCGGCCTACGAGTGGCAGCAACACGTCCGCGTCGCCCTGAACGAGGGCGTCACGCCGGCGGGAATCGTCGCCATCTCGCGGGAGGAGCCGGACCGCCTCGAGCCCGAACTCGCCGCAATCGTCGAGTACATCGCCGCGTTCGTCGACGACACGGTCGACGACGCTGACCACGCGGCGCTGACCGACCACTACGACGAGGCGACGGCCGTCGGGATCGCGATGCTCGCCGGCTGTTACTTCGGGCTCGCCCGCGTTCTACAGGCGTTCGAGGTGGAACTGGAGTCGCCGTTCGTCGGCTGGGAACTCGAGGACCTGTAAGAGCGGTTTCAGCCGTCCTCCTCGTCCAGCCAGTAGTCCACCGCGTCGTCCCGGCGGAAGTAGCCGGCGACCGTCCGCTCGCCTCGCCGCCCGGCGGTGACCCGGCGAACACGCCGATCGTGTCGGAGTCGGGGTAGACCGCGACGTCGGCACGGGCATCGTGGGCCGTTCGACTCCCGTTCGACTCCGTCCGGTGTCAGACTCGGAGAGCCACTTCGCTACTCGGTGGTCGAGTCGCGACAGGGTCTACCCGCACTTCCCCATGGACGCGGACGGGGCGTAAATCGACTGTCTAGCCACGTATTCCCTATTCAGTGGGGGACTGAGTTTTTGTCACTCTCGAACGAAGAACGTCCGAGCCGAGGCATGGACACCCCGCTGTCGAGCCGACCGATTCTGGGCCGCGCCGTTAGACCGATCCTCGCTCTCGTGACCGTCACCGCGACCGGGATCATCGGGCACATGCTGCTCGCGGGAGTCGGATTGATGGAGGCGACGTTCTGGCTCGTCGATCTGACGAGCATCGAGTTGCACTTTCAGGACCATAGCGGCCCCGAGCGGGCGACGAAGGCCTTCGCGGTCGCGGTGCGAGTCGGGATCATCCTCTCGAGCCTGTGGATCGGCGAGACGGTCCTGTCGGCGGCCTTCGGCGGCCAGATTACGGAGGAACTCAAACAGATGCAAACGGAACGACGAATCGACGACCTCTCGGACCACGTCATCATCTGCGGGTACGGGATCTTCGGGCGCACCCTCGCCGCACAACTGCGCGAGGACGGCCACGACGTCCTGGTGATCGAACTCGACCAAGCCGAATTCGACCGCATCGGCGAGGAGACGCTCGCTATTCGAGGCGACGCCCGTCGCGAGGACGTCCTCGAGCGGGCCAACGTCGGGAGGGCATCGGCTATCATCGGAGCTATCGACGACTCGAACGCGAACATCCAGATCGCCATCATGGCGAGTCAGCTCTCGCCGAATATGCGGGTAATCGTCCGTGTCGGCGACGAGATGTACGAGTCCGTCGCCCGGCGCGCGGGCGCCGACGAGGTCGTCATTCCCGAGGTTCTCAGCGGCGATACCGTCAGTGAGTGGCTCTGATCCCGGACGGAACCACGCGGTCCGGTCCCGGCGAACGACACGAACGTCGAACGGTAGTGAAGCATTCGCTACTGCAAACCCGGTCAGAAGACACACCCGTAACTCGCGGTGTAGCTCGCCGCAGAAGTCCACCGCTCGGATGGGTTCCTCCGGCTCACGACGTCGTTCGCGAGAGAAGTATCGCCTCCCGGATTTGAACCACGCGAAAGACTCGCTTGCGCTCGTCTTTCGACTTCCCGCTCGCTGCGCTCGCGGGAACGGGGACAGCTCGATCTTCAGTCAGGTCCAGTAACTTCTCGAGTGGGAATCGCGTAAAATCGGGATGCCGCCTCCCGGATTTGAACCGGGGACAGCTCGATCTTCAGTCGAGTGCTCTCCCAGTCTGAGCTAAGGCGGCTTACCTCTTTCTCCGTCCATGGTATAAAAAAGGATTTCGAATTGCGACGACTCCGATCGATTCGGTTACAGATCCGCCGAGCCCTCGAGATCGTCGGTCGAACCGTTCGAAATCGTTCCGTACGGATGAGATACAATAGTTTGATCTTCCTTAACCGTCGTTTGTTGGATATTCGGATATTCAAGACACCCTTTTCCGGTCTGGCGGGTAACCCTGTGTTATGGAAGCACTTACCTCGAGTCAGGAGGAGCAAGAACTCTCCGCCGACACCATCCTGGAGCTGCTCGCCAATCGGCGGCGACGATACCTCCTGTACGCACTGCGGGGGCGGGAAGATCCGATCGAGCTCTCGACGCTCGCCGAACAGGTGGCCGGCTGGGAACACGACGTGCCGCCGGACGAAGTCGAGAAAAACGAGTACAAGAGCGTCTACGTCTCGTCGGTCCAGTGCCACGTCCCGAAACTGGCCGACGCCGGCGTCGTCGACCACGACGAGGACAACCACACCGTCGTCCTCTCGGACAACTTCGACCAACTCGAGCCGTACCTCCGGGTCGTGATCAAAGACGAACCCGAAAACTCGACGTTGCACTCGGCGCTGCAGGCGGAGTCGGGTGACGGGTTCTTCAGCCAGATCCGGGAGAACGTCGCACGCCTCAAGCACTGACTACTGCCGGGAAGCACGGACGAAACCGAGATAGTGGCGGATTACGGACGGCGGCTCGAGGTTTCCTCCGGATTGGCTCGTTTCGGATTCGGCGTCGGCGTCGGCGTCGGTTTTCGCGGCGCCGTCGATGATTCACGGTCGATCAGACAGTGATGACCGCCGGTTTGTGACGAGGGGACGGACTTCTGGACGCGAAACGATGACCCTGGCTCGAGCGGGCAACTCTACAATAATCGCGTGAGCGCTAGGAATAGTGGGCTCGGGCGGGTTCGAACCACCTCAACTTCGCTCGCTGCCGCTCGCTCGTTCCGTCGTTCGAACCCGCCCTCACATACATTTCTGTGGTTCATGCGTTGTTCACCACAGAAATGGGCTCGGGCGGGTTCGAACCACCGACCTCGGCCTTGTAAGGGCCGCGTC of the Halobiforma lacisalsi AJ5 genome contains:
- a CDS encoding glycosyltransferase, whose amino-acid sequence is MTANVLVLTTYDESPFMNEQIDALEERGVSVRTLPVSGHVSPGESRSATDYLRYFPEVRREVRRGDYNLVHAHYGLTAPMALAQRELPVVLTLWGTDLEGPGRPISKLCAPHCEEVIVMTEDMRRALGADCTVLPFGIDLELFSPESTSAARERVGWAPDEHHVLFPYSPERTVKNHPRAKRIAAAVDDRLERPVNFQVVHGVDYESVPTYMNAADALLLTSHHEGSPMSVKEAMACNLPVVSTDVGDVRERLAGVEPSAVGTSDAELVRALEAVLERGERSNGREAVERISQERVIDRLLSIYELAADGDLGLERAPRPTA
- a CDS encoding MogA/MoaB family molybdenum cofactor biosynthesis protein, with protein sequence MTTDRSDRRGTDHHGHDIIDPLYVGIVTVSSSRAQSDEEDPDDPGGDTIQECFEAEGHEIRDRLLVRDDYSSIRTAVRGLVARRDIDVVVTTGGTGVTVDDVSPEATASLFERELPGFGERFRALSWEEIGTRAIASRATAGIAVDTPVFCIPGSTGACQTACEELIVPEAPHLAGLATSHRKETTDQPLSAYGDEE
- a CDS encoding hypothetical protein (Replication protein A protects and stabilize the intermediate ssDNA that is generated by the unwinding action of a DNA helicase at the replication fork. In addition, SSBs prevent the formation of secondary structures by single-stranded template DNA.) yields the protein MSDVREHADDIHEQFSDHIDVSVDEIEDRLTTLVDEYKVPIDEARRSVTNHYLEEADLEREELAGGSSEDVRIEDVDEPEQWIDLTAKVIELWDPRSDAVAQVGLLGDPTGTIKFTKWAKSDLPALEEGGVYELRNVVTDEYQGRYSVKLNSTTVIEELDEDIEVGNDTSVVEGALVDMQSGSGLIKRCPKEDCTRVLQNGRCNEHGEVEGEFDLRIKAVVDDGIDAHEVIFDKEATEELTGLSLEEAKEMAMDALDTTIVADEIAEDIVGTYYRIEGPTFGRYVLADDVEELDGTIDAEDLLIKARSM
- a CDS encoding RPA family protein translates to MSQSELTREVARRVFASEFNDSTYSFKESDDERAPNYALLPTGDRANRVFIVGTLTETEDVGEDSEYWRGRVVDPTGTFFVYAGQYQPEAAATLRDTEPPAYVSVVGKPRTYETEDGTVNVSVRPESIAVVDEGTRDRWVAETAERTLERIEEFQEWEAEQEAPESGSTAPTNEYAQMARERYDSPVENYRRDVIQALEQLEVDDAETA
- a CDS encoding ribbon-helix-helix protein, CopG family, coding for MGNKNKTISFRVNEDAFESLQDIAEERDISLSAVFRDYVDQLVEHDGQVAVVPESELESGPGSETGDEDGELSFPPTVEVPKSFIREHERLELEADHLREQLDEYKSYVNELQDRLEDEQDEVLLLDDLDEDDESYQLR
- a CDS encoding DUF5814 domain-containing protein, giving the protein MAITDKIYVKNHRQLSSQLETNIPKGAFKGATLDVLFQGEGLEKLDDATRERVLDFSSDFLDCGCDNNPYCGCPERKFIRYLLELRAQGLGPDAIVDVMTDDYMIYAYPGDVLSFLDDAVRTLEAAEGLARVDGEGEKRDEIRRTKQDLAR
- a CDS encoding FAD-binding protein; the protein is MHNHDVIVVGGGGAGLRAAIAADEAGADVAIVSKLHPVRSHTGAAEGGVNAALHPDDAVEDHAYETMKGADYLADAPAVETFAETIPEEVTRLEHWGMGFSRTEDGRIAQRPFGGMAFPRTAYAGAETGHHLLHTMYEQAVKRGIEVYDEWYVTRLVVSGEANPADRTCHGVVAFDLQTGELAGFRATGGVVLATGGAGQVFEHTTNAVANTGDGMAMAYRAGVPLEDMEFIQFHPTTLPSTGVLITEGVRGEGGRLFNADGERFMFERGYANNAGELASRDVVSRAELTEVDEGRGIEDDHVFLDMRHLGAERIRDRLENIVHLAEDFEGVDALAEPMPVKPGAHYTMGGIEVDENGRTCIDGLYAAGECGCVSMHGANRLGGNSLAELLVFGKRAGRHAAGDNLEPADIETGKPEVYEEGEVDVPVDLGAADGETAVADGGPGAGAGTGLEPAETIDRAVERDRERIERLLEREDGTDPATIRAAVQDAMGKYVNVFREEAGIEQALRELRTARDRYRDVAVDDPSRTFNTDLVHALELRNLIDVAKAIAVGALARTEFRGAHWRAAHRERKDEEWLKHTMLSWNDGSPELWYRPVILEGEMRTYEPTARSY
- a CDS encoding carboxymuconolactone decarboxylase family protein — encoded protein: MARIEYADPEDLPPEKRSLLDTLSETDEEPAVDHRLEGGTLNVYRTLGRNVELLEAFREYGSAVWHEGGLSARQREFVILATAYHAGSAYEWQQHVRVALNEGVTPAGIVAISREEPDRLEPELAAIVEYIAAFVDDTVDDADHAALTDHYDEATAVGIAMLAGCYFGLARVLQAFEVELESPFVGWELEDL
- a CDS encoding potassium channel family protein, translated to MDTPLSSRPILGRAVRPILALVTVTATGIIGHMLLAGVGLMEATFWLVDLTSIELHFQDHSGPERATKAFAVAVRVGIILSSLWIGETVLSAAFGGQITEELKQMQTERRIDDLSDHVIICGYGIFGRTLAAQLREDGHDVLVIELDQAEFDRIGEETLAIRGDARREDVLERANVGRASAIIGAIDDSNANIQIAIMASQLSPNMRVIVRVGDEMYESVARRAGADEVVIPEVLSGDTVSEWL
- a CDS encoding DUF7344 domain-containing protein, with amino-acid sequence MEALTSSQEEQELSADTILELLANRRRRYLLYALRGREDPIELSTLAEQVAGWEHDVPPDEVEKNEYKSVYVSSVQCHVPKLADAGVVDHDEDNHTVVLSDNFDQLEPYLRVVIKDEPENSTLHSALQAESGDGFFSQIRENVARLKH